The following proteins are encoded in a genomic region of Cyclonatronum proteinivorum:
- a CDS encoding GAF domain-containing hybrid sensor histidine kinase/response regulator: MQKASIESKILNNLPALTFRYYASDSSSNLRFDTFNKKPADFFGVSSTDAEPVLWDFIHQDDVAEVASELKTVIDQGVQRSSEFRVSGPVSHWMEISVSPPVLTDGVWVGHGLIKKAGKARLELKASEEKLQGLNELHSLITRFASMLIQTGVHGLHDAINETLRLLGEYAEVDRVYIFEHQEITDTVDNTFEWCSEGINPEIENLQGIPFDAVPKWKEKFGKKEHVYIPNVAEIPEEYNAEKEILEPQGIISLLALPMFYGEDFIGFIGFDSVRKQRVWFDEHISLLRLAGDIIAGSIFREHFEKAILEAQRRAEEANRAKSEFLANMSHEIRTPMNAILGFSEILLNTISEERNKGYLATIMSSGRTLLSLINDILDLSKIESGQLEVQEEPLEIVSILNEMLQIFSNKADDKKLTIDLDISESLPSIVLLDDVRLRQILFNLIGNAIKFTSQGGIVIRAYAEPGEIAEDLYDITLEIQDSGIGIGPEHHDSIFDSFFQVESDNTRKYGGTGLGLAITKKLVLMLGGEISVKSELGKGSTFIITFHNVETTDTKPIKTQNFNWAQKDVSFKPCKLLLVDDVVFNRDLVKSFLTDFDNIELIQANNGQAGVDKALELLPDMILMDLRMPVKNGYEATKELKADPRAEGIPVIAFTASSMKHDEDRIADLFDGFLRKPVSRDELINVLVQHLDSEIKTKTDISEITVAKSTANRSEPSLSMEVSLTEANQFNELYDEVMQNELKDLLDFMDTDLLLSFLDKLENISEKAGVAHFNKLIQNLRDDADRFDFENYSRNIEKLNETIAQITEKA; encoded by the coding sequence ATTTGATACTTTTAACAAAAAACCTGCCGACTTTTTTGGAGTCAGTAGTACGGATGCTGAACCTGTTCTATGGGATTTTATTCACCAAGATGATGTTGCAGAGGTAGCGTCAGAGTTAAAGACGGTTATAGATCAGGGTGTGCAGCGCAGTTCGGAGTTTCGTGTTTCGGGTCCTGTCTCTCATTGGATGGAAATTTCTGTGAGTCCGCCAGTTCTTACAGATGGTGTTTGGGTTGGTCATGGTTTGATAAAAAAAGCGGGAAAAGCGAGGCTTGAGCTCAAAGCAAGTGAGGAAAAATTACAAGGGCTGAACGAACTACATAGCCTTATTACGCGCTTTGCCTCGATGCTGATTCAAACAGGTGTTCACGGACTGCATGACGCCATCAATGAAACCCTTCGTCTGCTCGGTGAATATGCTGAAGTTGACAGAGTTTATATTTTTGAGCATCAGGAAATTACAGATACCGTTGATAACACCTTTGAATGGTGCTCAGAGGGCATAAACCCGGAAATTGAAAACCTGCAGGGCATTCCTTTTGATGCCGTGCCTAAGTGGAAAGAAAAATTCGGAAAAAAAGAACACGTATACATACCTAATGTAGCAGAGATCCCCGAGGAATATAATGCCGAGAAGGAAATACTTGAACCGCAGGGGATCATTTCATTGCTGGCACTACCCATGTTTTATGGTGAAGATTTCATTGGTTTCATAGGTTTTGATTCTGTAAGGAAGCAGCGAGTGTGGTTTGATGAACACATTTCTTTATTAAGACTTGCAGGTGATATTATTGCAGGATCGATTTTCAGAGAACATTTTGAGAAAGCAATTCTTGAGGCACAACGAAGGGCAGAAGAAGCAAACAGAGCTAAATCAGAGTTTTTGGCTAATATGAGTCACGAGATCAGAACTCCCATGAATGCGATTCTTGGTTTTAGCGAAATTCTGCTTAATACCATCAGCGAAGAACGCAATAAAGGATATCTCGCTACAATTATGAGCAGCGGTCGTACGCTGCTGTCTTTGATTAATGATATTCTCGATCTGTCTAAAATTGAGTCGGGTCAGCTCGAAGTGCAGGAAGAACCTCTGGAAATTGTGAGTATTCTCAATGAAATGCTCCAAATATTTTCCAATAAGGCAGACGACAAAAAACTAACGATTGATCTTGACATCTCGGAGAGTTTGCCATCCATTGTGCTGCTTGATGATGTAAGGTTACGCCAGATCTTGTTTAATCTTATAGGTAATGCCATTAAGTTTACCAGTCAGGGCGGTATCGTAATTCGTGCATATGCCGAACCTGGTGAAATTGCTGAAGACCTCTACGATATCACCCTGGAAATACAGGACTCCGGTATCGGTATAGGGCCTGAGCACCATGACAGTATATTTGATTCATTTTTTCAGGTAGAAAGTGATAACACCCGAAAATACGGTGGAACCGGACTTGGACTGGCCATTACCAAAAAGCTTGTTTTAATGCTGGGGGGGGAAATTAGCGTAAAGAGTGAGCTGGGTAAGGGAAGTACTTTTATCATCACATTTCATAATGTTGAAACAACAGATACCAAGCCCATTAAGACCCAGAACTTTAATTGGGCACAAAAAGACGTCAGCTTTAAGCCCTGCAAACTCCTATTGGTAGACGATGTTGTTTTTAACAGGGACTTGGTTAAAAGCTTTTTAACCGATTTCGATAACATTGAATTAATTCAAGCGAACAACGGACAGGCGGGTGTAGATAAAGCACTCGAATTACTACCTGATATGATATTGATGGACCTTCGAATGCCGGTAAAAAATGGCTACGAAGCAACCAAGGAATTAAAAGCCGACCCCAGAGCTGAGGGAATTCCTGTTATAGCGTTTACGGCTTCATCTATGAAGCACGATGAAGATCGCATTGCCGATTTGTTTGATGGTTTCCTTAGAAAACCCGTATCACGTGATGAACTCATTAACGTGCTTGTACAGCATTTGGATAGCGAAATCAAAACTAAGACTGATATATCTGAAATTACAGTCGCTAAAAGTACTGCAAACAGATCAGAGCCCAGCCTGTCAATGGAGGTTTCTTTAACTGAAGCGAATCAGTTCAATGAGCTTTACGATGAAGTAATGCAGAATGAGTTGAAGGATCTTTTAGATTTCATGGATACGGATTTACTTTTATCATTTCTTGATAAGCTTGAAAACATATCAGAAAAAGCCGGTGTGGCTCACTTTAATAAACTGATTCAAAACCTGCGGGATGATGCCGACCGGTTTGACTTTGAAAATTACTCCCGAAATATTGAAAAGCTAAACGAAACAATTGCGCAGATAACAGAAAAAGCCTGA